Proteins encoded by one window of Gordonia jinghuaiqii:
- a CDS encoding riboflavin synthase, with amino-acid sequence MFTGIVEELGVIADREDLTDAARFTVRGPVVTADAGHGDSIAVNGVCLTVVDLRPGEFTVDVMGETLRRSSLSDLAAGSTVNLERAMPASGRFGGHIVQGHVDGTGTIAAVSPSENWTIVRVAVPGTLTRYLVEKGSITVDGVSLTVSAVGGSGDDSWFEISLIPTTLNETNLGAAQPGTVVNLEVDVIAKYVERLHLGSGDSGTPDGVGAK; translated from the coding sequence GTGTTCACCGGAATCGTGGAAGAACTCGGCGTCATCGCCGACCGCGAGGATCTCACCGACGCCGCCCGGTTCACCGTGCGCGGACCCGTTGTCACCGCTGACGCCGGCCACGGCGACTCCATCGCCGTCAACGGCGTGTGTCTGACCGTGGTCGATCTCCGTCCCGGCGAGTTCACCGTCGACGTCATGGGCGAGACGCTGCGCCGCAGCTCACTGTCCGACCTCGCCGCGGGCAGCACCGTCAACCTCGAACGCGCGATGCCCGCGAGCGGCCGCTTCGGCGGGCACATCGTGCAGGGCCACGTCGACGGCACCGGCACGATCGCCGCCGTCTCCCCGTCGGAGAACTGGACGATCGTACGGGTCGCGGTGCCCGGCACACTCACCCGTTACCTCGTGGAGAAGGGTTCGATCACCGTCGACGGTGTGTCCCTGACGGTCTCCGCGGTCGGCGGGTCCGGCGATGACTCCTGGTTCGAGATCTCCCTGATCCCGACCACCCTCAACGAGACCAACCTCGGTGCCGCACAACCGGGCACGGTGGTCAATCTCGAGGTCGACGTCATCGCGAAGTACGTGGAGCGCCTTCACCTCGGATCGGGCGACAGTGGTACGCCTGATGGGGTGGGGGCGAAATGA
- a CDS encoding bifunctional 3,4-dihydroxy-2-butanone-4-phosphate synthase/GTP cyclohydrolase II, translating into MSESPRNGEDGTAADAGGVKLDTIERAIADIAAGKAVVVVDDEDRENEGDLIFAAEMATPELVAFMVRYTSGYLCVPLDGDSCDRLGLPPMYSMNQDKHGTAYTVTVDARDGIGTGISASDRATTMRLLADPDATAADFTRPGHVVPLRAKEGGVLRRPGHTEAAVDLARLANLSPAGVICEIVSQKDVGSMAQTDELRVFADEHDLAMISIADLIAWRRRHEKHVVRVADARIPTRHGDFRAVGYSSVYDEVEHVALVKGDITGADGEGHDVLVRVHSECLTGDVFGSLRCDCGPQLDAAMEMVADEGRGIVLYMRGHEGRGIGLLHKLQAYQLQDAGSDTVDANLELGLPADSRDYGLGAQILVDLGVSSMRLLTNNPAKRVGLDGYGLHIVDRVPMPVRANSENLRYLRTKRDRMGHDLVGLDDHLTTGDGASEGAPA; encoded by the coding sequence ATGAGTGAGTCGCCGCGCAACGGTGAAGACGGAACTGCTGCTGACGCCGGAGGAGTCAAACTCGACACGATCGAGCGCGCCATCGCCGACATCGCGGCGGGCAAGGCCGTCGTCGTGGTCGACGACGAGGATCGTGAGAACGAGGGCGACCTCATCTTCGCGGCCGAGATGGCCACTCCCGAGCTCGTGGCCTTCATGGTCCGCTACACCTCGGGCTACCTGTGTGTCCCGCTCGACGGCGACTCCTGCGACCGCCTCGGGCTGCCCCCGATGTACTCGATGAACCAGGACAAGCACGGCACGGCCTACACCGTGACCGTCGACGCCCGCGACGGCATCGGCACCGGCATCAGCGCCTCCGACCGCGCCACCACCATGCGGCTGCTGGCCGACCCGGACGCCACCGCCGCCGACTTCACCCGGCCCGGTCACGTGGTTCCGTTGCGGGCCAAGGAGGGCGGCGTGCTGCGTCGTCCCGGCCACACCGAGGCCGCCGTCGACCTGGCCCGCCTGGCCAACCTGTCGCCCGCGGGCGTGATCTGCGAGATCGTGAGCCAGAAGGACGTCGGCTCGATGGCGCAGACCGACGAGCTGCGCGTGTTCGCCGACGAACACGACCTCGCCATGATCTCGATCGCCGACCTCATCGCCTGGCGGCGTCGTCACGAGAAGCACGTCGTGCGTGTCGCCGACGCCCGGATCCCCACGCGCCACGGCGATTTCCGTGCCGTCGGGTACTCCAGCGTCTACGACGAGGTCGAGCACGTGGCGCTGGTCAAGGGCGACATCACCGGCGCCGACGGCGAAGGCCACGACGTCCTCGTGCGGGTGCACTCGGAATGCCTCACCGGTGACGTCTTCGGCTCGCTGCGATGTGACTGCGGCCCGCAGCTCGACGCGGCGATGGAGATGGTCGCCGACGAAGGCCGGGGCATCGTCCTGTACATGCGCGGTCACGAGGGTCGTGGCATCGGCCTGCTGCACAAGCTGCAGGCCTACCAGCTTCAGGACGCCGGCTCCGACACCGTCGACGCCAACCTCGAGCTGGGTCTGCCCGCCGATTCGCGCGACTACGGGCTCGGCGCCCAGATCCTCGTCGACCTCGGTGTGTCCTCGATGCGTCTGCTGACCAACAACCCGGCCAAACGCGTCGGGCTCGACGGGTACGGCCTGCACATCGTCGACCGCGTCCCGATGCCGGTGCGCGCCAACTCCGAGAATCTGCGCTACCTCCGCACCAAGCGGGACCGCATGGGCCACGACCTGGTCGGCCTCGACGATCACCTCACCACCGGCGACGGCGCATCCGAAGGAGCACCTGCATGA
- the ribH gene encoding 6,7-dimethyl-8-ribityllumazine synthase: MSGHGEPTLELADAGKLRLAIVSSQWHETICGALLDGALRAARENGVTEPTIVQVAGAIELPVIVQALARTHDAVVALGVVIKGETPHFEYVCDAVTAGLTRVSLDESTPVGNGVLTVITEEQAIARAGLPGSSEDKGAQATVAALASALTLRALQRGEALPAAVGGAPA; the protein is encoded by the coding sequence ATGAGCGGCCACGGAGAGCCGACCCTCGAACTCGCCGACGCAGGCAAGCTGCGGCTGGCGATCGTGTCATCGCAATGGCACGAGACCATCTGCGGCGCACTGCTCGACGGCGCGCTTCGGGCGGCGCGGGAGAACGGTGTCACCGAGCCGACCATCGTGCAGGTGGCCGGTGCGATCGAACTGCCCGTCATCGTCCAGGCGCTGGCGCGCACCCACGACGCAGTGGTTGCGCTCGGCGTCGTGATCAAGGGCGAGACACCGCATTTCGAGTACGTCTGCGACGCGGTGACCGCAGGCCTCACGCGGGTGTCGCTCGACGAGTCGACCCCGGTCGGCAACGGCGTCCTCACCGTGATCACCGAGGAACAGGCGATCGCGCGTGCCGGTCTGCCGGGTTCGTCGGAGGACAAGGGCGCCCAGGCCACCGTCGCCGCATTGGCGTCGGCCCTGACGTTGCGTGCCCTCCAGCGCGGTGAAGCGCTGCCTGCGGCGGTCGGGGGAGCGCCGGCGTGA
- a CDS encoding PH domain-containing protein → MSSAAKPSRDEWDLVHRPRNLPRWAIAAAVVVLAIHIVFGLLLTIDDVGVRNLGGSDQVAIILIGVLVSGAILLLTRPRLRVGAQGVEVRNLATTRLFEWDRVLGLTYPEKGFGAWLLFPADEHITVLAIQAGDGQRAIDAMSRFREIEERYRGTVRPGH, encoded by the coding sequence GTGAGTTCTGCCGCCAAGCCGTCACGCGACGAATGGGATCTGGTCCACCGTCCGCGCAACCTGCCGCGGTGGGCCATCGCGGCGGCCGTCGTCGTGCTGGCGATCCACATCGTCTTCGGGCTGTTGCTCACCATCGACGACGTCGGGGTGCGCAACCTCGGCGGCTCCGACCAGGTCGCGATCATCCTCATCGGTGTGCTCGTGTCCGGCGCCATCCTGCTGCTGACCCGTCCCCGGCTTCGCGTCGGCGCACAGGGCGTGGAGGTGCGGAACCTCGCGACGACGCGGCTCTTCGAGTGGGACCGTGTTCTCGGTCTCACCTATCCGGAGAAGGGTTTCGGCGCCTGGCTGCTGTTTCCCGCCGACGAACACATCACCGTCCTGGCCATTCAGGCCGGTGACGGTCAGCGCGCGATCGACGCGATGAGCAGGTTCCGCGAGATCGAGGAACGCTACCGCGGGACTGTCCGGCCCGGCCACTAG
- the uvrC gene encoding excinuclease ABC subunit UvrC → MPDPTTYRPAPGTIPTDPGVYKFRDEHGRVIYVGKAKNLRSRLTSYFADITSLHPRTRQMVTTAASVEWTVVGTEVEALQLEYNWIKEFDPRFNVRYRDDKTYPMLAVTLNEEYPRLFVYRGPRRRGVRYFGPYAHAWAIRETVDLLTRVFPARTCSAGVFKRHRQIDRPCLLGYIDKCAAPCVGRVDAEEHREIVEDFCDFLAGRTDLMIRRMERDMAAAAEDLDFERAARLRDDIGAMRRAMEKQAVVLGDGTTADVVALAGDQLEVSVQVFHVRDGRVRGQRGWVVERSDNGTDGDVVGEFITQFYGAQVDFDAAVDVGSGRAHGESIPREVLVPELPSEAEELEEWLTGLRGSRVTLRVPQRGDKKALFDTVARNAGEALAQHKLRRAGDLTTRSAALTELQESLMLDQAPLRIECVDISHVQGTDVVASLVVFEDGLPRKSDYRHYSIRHAAGDGHSDDVASIAEVTRRRFLRHRSDREAPPPVSGQIGADADTPAQPRKFAYPPNLFVVDGGAPQVHAAAAVLDELGVTDVSVIGLAKRLEEVWVPGDDDPMILPRNSQALFLLQRVRDEAHRFAITFHRSKRSKRMTESVLDGVPGLGKTRRTSLVTHFGSVARLREASLEEISAVPGIGLTTARAVRTALGSDTAPAIDEVPAIDDVTATEDVTAVTGETAMTDETAMTDETEMTVMTGDSGRGVDD, encoded by the coding sequence GTGCCCGACCCGACAACGTACCGTCCTGCGCCCGGAACCATCCCGACCGATCCCGGGGTGTACAAGTTCCGCGACGAGCACGGTCGCGTCATCTACGTCGGCAAGGCCAAGAACCTTCGGTCGCGTCTGACGTCGTACTTCGCCGACATCACCTCGCTGCACCCGCGCACCCGGCAGATGGTGACGACGGCAGCATCGGTCGAGTGGACCGTCGTCGGTACCGAGGTCGAGGCGCTACAGCTCGAATACAACTGGATCAAGGAGTTCGACCCGCGCTTCAACGTGCGGTATCGCGACGACAAGACCTACCCGATGCTCGCGGTCACGCTCAACGAGGAGTATCCCCGGTTGTTCGTCTACCGAGGTCCTCGCCGACGCGGCGTGCGCTACTTCGGTCCCTACGCGCACGCCTGGGCCATCCGGGAGACCGTCGACCTGCTCACCCGGGTGTTCCCGGCGCGAACCTGTTCGGCGGGCGTCTTCAAACGACACCGGCAGATCGACCGGCCCTGCCTGCTCGGCTACATCGACAAATGCGCCGCCCCCTGCGTGGGCCGGGTCGACGCCGAGGAGCACCGCGAGATCGTCGAGGACTTCTGCGACTTCCTGGCCGGCCGCACCGACCTCATGATCCGCCGGATGGAACGCGACATGGCCGCGGCCGCGGAGGATCTCGACTTCGAACGGGCCGCCCGCCTACGCGACGACATCGGCGCGATGCGCCGGGCCATGGAGAAGCAGGCCGTGGTCCTCGGCGACGGCACCACCGCCGACGTCGTCGCGCTCGCCGGCGACCAGCTCGAGGTGTCCGTCCAGGTCTTCCACGTGCGGGACGGCCGGGTCCGCGGTCAGCGGGGCTGGGTGGTCGAACGCAGCGACAACGGCACCGACGGCGACGTCGTGGGCGAGTTCATCACCCAGTTCTACGGTGCGCAGGTCGATTTCGACGCCGCGGTCGACGTCGGTTCCGGCCGTGCCCACGGCGAGTCGATCCCGCGTGAGGTCCTGGTGCCGGAATTGCCCTCCGAAGCCGAGGAACTCGAGGAATGGCTGACCGGGCTGCGGGGGAGCCGGGTCACGCTGCGGGTGCCGCAGCGCGGCGACAAGAAGGCGTTGTTCGACACCGTCGCCCGCAACGCAGGCGAAGCGCTCGCCCAGCACAAACTGCGTCGCGCAGGTGATCTCACGACCCGGTCGGCAGCGCTCACCGAACTGCAGGAATCGCTGATGCTCGACCAGGCACCCCTGCGCATCGAGTGTGTCGACATCTCGCACGTTCAGGGCACCGACGTGGTGGCCTCGCTGGTCGTGTTCGAGGACGGGTTGCCCCGCAAGTCCGATTACCGTCACTATTCGATCCGCCACGCGGCCGGCGACGGGCACTCCGACGACGTGGCCTCGATCGCCGAGGTCACCCGGCGTCGCTTCCTGCGCCACCGTTCCGACCGCGAGGCCCCACCACCGGTGTCCGGGCAGATCGGCGCCGACGCCGACACCCCGGCTCAGCCCCGGAAATTCGCCTATCCGCCCAACCTCTTCGTCGTCGACGGCGGGGCGCCGCAGGTTCATGCGGCAGCCGCGGTCCTCGACGAACTCGGGGTCACCGACGTCTCGGTGATCGGCCTCGCCAAACGCCTCGAGGAGGTCTGGGTGCCCGGTGACGACGACCCGATGATCCTCCCGCGCAACAGCCAGGCCCTGTTCCTGCTGCAACGCGTGCGCGACGAGGCGCACCGCTTCGCGATCACCTTCCACCGCAGCAAGCGCAGCAAACGGATGACCGAGTCGGTGCTCGACGGCGTCCCGGGCCTCGGCAAGACCCGACGCACCTCCCTGGTCACCCACTTCGGTTCGGTCGCCCGGCTCCGTGAGGCATCCTTGGAGGAGATCTCGGCGGTGCCGGGTATCGGGCTGACCACCGCCCGCGCCGTCCGTACCGCACTCGGCAGTGACACGGCGCCGGCCATCGACGAGGTCCCGGCCATCGATGACGTGACGGCGACCGAAGACGTGACGGCGGTGACTGGCGAGACGGCGATGACGGACGAGACGGCGATGACGGACGAGACGGAGATGACGGTGATGACCGGTGACAGCGGACGAGGTGTCGATGACTGA
- the rapZ gene encoding RNase adapter RapZ — protein MTDQTGTEHMEIADRPGAELTVLFVTGMSGAGRSTAANVLEDDGWYVADNVPPSLISTMVGMIRESDPSITRLAMVLRASNANLAHELEQLRNSLERSGIRTRLLYLDASDQVLVRRFEQVRRRHPLQGKETLIEGIARERAILAPIKNVADLVVETSELTAAKLRAVVEGVAPGDTEPRLSIVVQSFGFKYGLPIDSDLVADVRFLPNPHWIDELRDHTGQEAPVRDYVLGEPEAGDFLDLYTGVVSIVGRGYLREGKRYMTISVGCTGGKHRSVAIAEELSARLSKAVDDAGLASYDVRVMHRDLGRE, from the coding sequence ATGACTGACCAGACGGGGACCGAGCACATGGAGATCGCCGACCGGCCGGGTGCCGAACTCACCGTGCTGTTCGTGACCGGGATGTCCGGCGCCGGACGGTCCACCGCGGCCAACGTGCTCGAGGACGACGGCTGGTACGTCGCGGACAACGTGCCGCCGTCGCTGATCTCGACGATGGTCGGGATGATCCGGGAGAGCGACCCGTCCATCACCCGGCTCGCGATGGTGCTGCGCGCCTCGAACGCGAACCTCGCACATGAACTCGAGCAATTGCGGAACAGCCTCGAACGTTCGGGGATCCGCACGCGGCTGCTGTATCTCGATGCCAGCGATCAGGTGCTGGTGCGCCGTTTCGAGCAGGTCCGTCGCCGACACCCCCTGCAGGGCAAGGAAACCCTCATCGAGGGGATCGCGCGCGAACGTGCGATTCTCGCGCCGATCAAGAACGTCGCGGACCTCGTCGTGGAGACGTCGGAGTTGACCGCGGCCAAACTGCGCGCGGTGGTCGAGGGGGTGGCGCCGGGAGACACCGAGCCGCGGCTGAGCATCGTCGTGCAGTCGTTCGGGTTCAAATACGGGCTGCCGATCGATTCCGACCTCGTCGCCGACGTTCGCTTCCTCCCCAACCCGCACTGGATCGACGAACTGCGCGACCACACCGGCCAGGAGGCGCCGGTGCGCGATTACGTCCTGGGTGAGCCCGAAGCCGGTGACTTCCTCGACCTGTACACCGGCGTGGTGTCCATCGTCGGCCGGGGGTATCTGCGAGAGGGTAAGCGCTACATGACGATCAGCGTCGGGTGCACCGGTGGCAAACACCGCAGCGTGGCCATCGCAGAAGAACTGTCGGCGCGGCTGAGCAAGGCCGTCGACGATGCGGGCCTGGCGTCGTACGACGTTCGCGTCATGCATCGCGACCTGGGTCGCGAATGA
- a CDS encoding gluconeogenesis factor YvcK family protein, which translates to MTPVAPATAGSAGTPRDPKIVALGGGHGLYATLTAMRYLSADITAVVTVADDGGSSGRLRAELGLIPPGDLRMALAALMCAPKALEDFQVAGDPATRRRHELWAEVLQHRFGGRGALAGHPIGNLLLAGLTEVLGDTVGALGELREMFGIEGQVLPMSTVPLDIEADVSGLEADPRISREIRGQVAVATTPGKVRRVRLSPHDPPACETALEAIESADLVMLGPGSWFSSVIPHVLVPEQLKALQRSAARKILVVNLAPEPGETPGFSVERHLHVLHAHADTFRVDHVLVDASSVPAGRERDHLVRAAGLFGAQLDVGDVAVPGRQVHDPAKVAAVVNELCEGELTRYSGRADA; encoded by the coding sequence ATGACTCCCGTGGCACCCGCGACGGCCGGCTCGGCCGGGACGCCACGTGACCCGAAGATCGTCGCTCTCGGCGGCGGTCACGGGCTCTACGCGACGCTGACGGCGATGCGCTATCTCAGCGCGGACATCACCGCGGTGGTCACCGTCGCCGACGACGGTGGCTCCTCGGGCCGCCTCCGCGCCGAACTGGGCCTCATCCCGCCCGGCGACCTGAGGATGGCCCTCGCGGCACTGATGTGTGCGCCCAAGGCACTCGAGGATTTCCAGGTCGCCGGTGACCCCGCAACCCGACGTCGCCACGAACTGTGGGCCGAGGTCCTCCAGCACCGCTTCGGCGGGCGCGGCGCGCTGGCCGGTCATCCCATCGGCAACCTGCTGCTGGCCGGGCTCACCGAGGTCCTCGGCGACACCGTCGGTGCGCTGGGTGAGCTGCGCGAGATGTTCGGCATCGAGGGGCAGGTCCTGCCCATGTCGACGGTCCCGCTCGACATCGAGGCCGATGTCTCCGGTCTCGAGGCCGACCCGCGCATCAGTCGCGAGATCCGCGGACAGGTCGCGGTGGCGACCACCCCCGGCAAGGTGCGTCGTGTACGGCTGTCGCCCCACGATCCGCCCGCCTGCGAAACCGCCCTGGAGGCAATCGAATCCGCCGACCTGGTGATGTTGGGGCCGGGCTCCTGGTTCTCCAGCGTGATTCCGCACGTGCTCGTGCCCGAGCAGCTGAAGGCGTTGCAGCGCAGTGCCGCCCGAAAGATCCTCGTGGTCAACCTCGCACCGGAACCGGGGGAGACGCCGGGATTCTCCGTCGAGCGCCACCTGCACGTCCTGCATGCGCACGCCGACACATTCCGCGTCGACCACGTCCTCGTGGATGCGTCGTCGGTGCCCGCCGGTCGCGAACGTGATCACCTCGTCCGCGCGGCCGGGTTGTTCGGCGCGCAGCTCGATGTCGGTGATGTCGCGGTGCCCGGGCGGCAGGTCCATGACCCGGCAAAAGTCGCCGCCGTCGTGAACGAACTGTGCGAGGGTGAATTGACCCGTTACTCTGGCCGAGCGGACGCCTGA
- the whiA gene encoding DNA-binding protein WhiA has product MTAAVKDELSRLSVTQVSCRRAEVSALLRFAGGLHIVAGRVVVEAEVDMGNVARRLRREIHDLYGYASDVHVLRGGGLRKSARYIVRITKDGEGLARQTGLLDLRGRPVRGLPAQVVGGSVADAEAAWRGAFLAHGSLTEPGRSSALEVSCPGPEAALALVGAARRLGVTAKAREVRGADRVVIRDGEAIGALLTRMGAQETRLVWEERRMRREVRATANRLANFDDANLRRSARAAVAAAARVERALDILGDEVPDHLIAAGQLRITHRQASLEELGQLADPPMTKDAVAGRIRRLLSMADKKARQDGIPDTESAVTSELLDDA; this is encoded by the coding sequence ATGACGGCGGCGGTGAAGGACGAGCTCAGTCGCCTGTCGGTGACCCAGGTGAGTTGCCGGAGAGCCGAGGTCTCGGCGTTACTGCGGTTCGCCGGCGGTCTGCACATCGTGGCCGGCCGCGTGGTGGTCGAGGCCGAGGTCGACATGGGAAATGTGGCGCGGCGTCTGCGCCGCGAGATCCACGACCTCTACGGATACGCCTCCGACGTCCACGTGCTGCGCGGCGGCGGTCTGCGCAAGTCCGCGCGCTACATCGTCCGCATCACCAAGGACGGCGAGGGTCTGGCCCGCCAGACAGGACTGCTCGATCTCCGCGGTCGCCCGGTGCGGGGTCTGCCCGCCCAGGTCGTCGGCGGCAGCGTCGCCGACGCCGAGGCCGCTTGGCGCGGTGCGTTTCTCGCGCACGGCTCGCTCACCGAACCCGGCCGTTCCTCGGCGCTCGAGGTCAGCTGCCCCGGACCGGAGGCGGCTCTCGCACTCGTCGGGGCGGCCCGCAGGCTCGGCGTCACGGCCAAGGCCCGCGAGGTGCGCGGCGCCGACCGCGTGGTCATCCGCGACGGCGAGGCGATCGGTGCGCTGCTGACGCGCATGGGAGCTCAGGAGACCAGGCTCGTGTGGGAGGAACGCCGCATGCGCCGCGAGGTGCGTGCGACCGCCAACCGCCTGGCCAACTTCGACGACGCGAACCTCCGGCGTTCCGCCCGAGCCGCGGTGGCCGCGGCGGCCCGCGTCGAACGGGCCCTGGACATCCTCGGCGACGAGGTGCCCGACCATCTGATCGCCGCCGGACAGCTGCGGATCACGCATCGGCAGGCCTCGCTGGAGGAACTCGGCCAGCTCGCCGACCCGCCGATGACCAAGGACGCGGTCGCCGGCCGCATCCGGCGCCTGCTGTCGATGGCCGACAAGAAGGCCCGCCAGGACGGCATTCCGGACACCGAGTCCGCGGTGACCTCCGAGCTTCTCGACGACGCCTGA
- the gap gene encoding type I glyceraldehyde-3-phosphate dehydrogenase — translation MTVRVGVNGFGRIGRNFFRAVEAQKALGTTDIEIVAVNDLTDNATLAHLLKFDSILGRLSDDVSLEGDDTIVVGDKKIKALEVKEGPSAIPWGDLGVDVVVESTGIFTARAKAQGHLDAGAKKVIISAPASDEDITIVMGVNDDQYDGSQNIISNASCTTNCLGPLAKVLNDEFGIVKGLMTTIHAYTQDQNLQDGPHKDLRRARGAAINIVPTSTGAAKAIGLVLPELKGKLDGYALRVPIPTGSVTDLTAQLSKSATADEINAALKAAADGPLKGILKYYDAPIVSSDIVTDPHSSLFDSGLTKVIDDQAKVVSWYDNEWGYSNRLVDLIGLVSKSL, via the coding sequence GTGACTGTTCGGGTAGGCGTCAACGGATTCGGCCGGATCGGCCGCAACTTCTTCCGTGCCGTCGAAGCGCAAAAAGCTTTGGGCACCACTGACATCGAGATCGTCGCGGTAAACGATCTCACCGACAACGCGACTCTCGCGCACCTGCTGAAGTTCGACTCGATCCTGGGTCGCCTCTCCGACGACGTCAGCCTCGAGGGTGACGACACCATCGTCGTCGGCGACAAGAAGATCAAGGCGCTCGAGGTCAAGGAAGGTCCGTCCGCGATCCCGTGGGGCGACCTGGGCGTCGACGTCGTCGTCGAGTCGACCGGCATCTTCACCGCACGCGCCAAGGCTCAGGGTCACCTGGACGCCGGCGCCAAGAAGGTCATCATCTCCGCTCCGGCGTCGGATGAGGACATCACCATCGTCATGGGCGTCAACGACGACCAGTACGACGGCAGTCAGAACATCATCTCCAACGCATCGTGCACCACCAACTGCCTCGGCCCGCTGGCCAAGGTCCTCAACGACGAGTTCGGCATCGTCAAGGGCCTCATGACCACGATCCACGCCTACACGCAGGACCAGAACCTGCAGGACGGCCCGCACAAGGACCTGCGCCGCGCCCGCGGTGCCGCGATCAACATCGTGCCGACCTCGACCGGTGCCGCCAAGGCCATCGGCCTGGTCCTCCCGGAGCTGAAGGGCAAGCTCGACGGCTACGCGCTGCGCGTGCCCATCCCCACCGGTTCGGTCACCGACCTCACCGCGCAGCTGTCGAAGTCGGCCACCGCCGACGAGATCAACGCCGCGCTGAAGGCTGCTGCCGACGGACCGCTCAAGGGCATCCTGAAGTACTACGACGCCCCGATCGTCTCCTCCGACATCGTCACCGACCCGCACAGCTCGCTGTTCGACTCCGGCCTGACCAAGGTCATCGACGATCAGGCCAAGGTCGTGTCCTGGTACGACAACGAGTGGGGCTACTCCAACCGCCTCGTCGACCTCATCGGTCTCGTCTCCAAGTCGCTCTAG
- a CDS encoding phosphoglycerate kinase, whose product MGVPTLKDLLEEGVSGRGVLVRSDFNVPLDGSTITDPGRILASLPTLNALIDAGAKVIITAHLGRPKGEPDPKFSLAPVAARLGEELGRNVQLAGDVVGTDALARAEGLTDGDVLLLENIRFDPRETSKESSEREALAKALVELVGDDGAFVSDGFGVVHRKQASVYDVAKLLPHYAGELVAAEVEVLSKLTDEVERPYAVVLGGSKVSDKLGVIEALAPKVDTLVIGGGMAFTFLAAQGHPVGTSLLQEDQIDVCKSLLERFGDVIHLPVDVVVADKFAADAQADTVAADAIPDGWMGLDIGPESVKRFAAVLAGAKTIFWNGPSGVFEFEKFSAGTRGVAEAIAGATANGAFSVVGGGDSAAAVRTLGLPDSDFSHISTGGGASLEYLEGKELPGLTVLEN is encoded by the coding sequence ATGGGTGTTCCCACTCTGAAAGACCTTCTCGAAGAAGGCGTTTCGGGCAGGGGAGTGCTGGTCCGGTCGGATTTCAACGTCCCGCTCGACGGGTCGACGATCACCGATCCGGGTCGGATTCTCGCCTCACTGCCCACGCTCAACGCACTGATCGACGCCGGTGCCAAGGTGATCATCACCGCGCATCTCGGTCGTCCGAAGGGCGAGCCGGATCCGAAGTTCTCGCTCGCGCCCGTCGCGGCGCGGCTCGGTGAGGAACTCGGTCGCAACGTGCAGCTCGCCGGCGACGTGGTCGGGACCGACGCGCTCGCCCGCGCCGAAGGTCTCACCGACGGCGACGTTCTGCTCCTGGAGAACATCCGCTTCGATCCGCGGGAGACCTCCAAGGAGTCCTCCGAGCGTGAGGCCCTGGCCAAGGCACTCGTCGAGCTCGTCGGCGACGACGGCGCCTTCGTGTCGGACGGGTTCGGAGTGGTGCACCGCAAGCAGGCGTCGGTCTACGACGTCGCCAAGCTGCTCCCGCACTACGCGGGCGAGCTGGTGGCGGCCGAGGTCGAGGTCCTGTCGAAGCTCACCGATGAGGTCGAGCGTCCCTACGCCGTCGTCCTCGGCGGCTCGAAGGTCTCCGACAAGCTCGGGGTCATCGAGGCGTTGGCTCCCAAGGTCGACACGCTGGTCATCGGCGGCGGCATGGCATTCACCTTCCTTGCCGCACAGGGACATCCGGTCGGTACCTCGCTGTTGCAAGAGGACCAGATCGACGTCTGCAAGAGTCTGCTGGAGCGTTTCGGCGACGTCATCCACCTGCCCGTCGACGTGGTGGTGGCCGACAAGTTCGCCGCCGACGCGCAGGCGGACACGGTGGCAGCGGACGCGATTCCGGACGGGTGGATGGGCCTCGACATCGGACCGGAGTCGGTGAAGCGCTTCGCCGCGGTCCTGGCCGGCGCCAAGACCATCTTCTGGAACGGCCCGTCGGGTGTGTTCGAGTTCGAGAAGTTCTCGGCGGGTACCCGCGGCGTGGCCGAGGCCATCGCCGGTGCCACCGCCAACGGCGCGTTCAGTGTCGTCGGCGGCGGTGACTCGGCGGCCGCGGTGCGGACCCTGGGTTTGCCCGACAGCGATTTCTCGCACATCTCCACCGGTGGCGGAGCGTCCCTGGAGTACCTCGAGGGCAAAGAACTGCCCGGACTGACAGTCTTGGAGAACTGA